TTTTAAAGGTGAAGAGGGATGGTTAATAGGTCAGCCTTCATTAGTTATGCATACACTTGATGCGGGAAAGAATTGGACACGTTTATCTCTTGGTAACAAATTACCAGGCCAACCATTTCTAATAACGACTGTTGATGCTGGTGTTGCAGAATTAGCAACCACTGCAGGTGCTATTTATGAAACATCAGATAGTGGTGAATCATGGAATGCAAAAGTTGTAGACGCATCTGGTTCTGGAGGTGTAAGAGATTTAAGAAGAACTAATAAAGGAGATTATGTCAGCGTAAGTAGTCTGGGTAATTTCTTTTCAACTTTAGAAAAGGATAGTGATGCATGGATAGCTCATCAAAGAGCCAGCAGCAAAAGAGTTCAAAGTATTGGTTTTAATCCAGAAGGAAGTTTATGGATGCTTTCTAGAGGGGCCGAAATTAGATTTAACGAAGATATGAATGACCTAGAAGATTGGTCGAAACCTATAATACCTATTCTAAATGGATACAACTATCTTGATATGGGTTGGGATCCTAATGGTGATATTTGGGCTGGAGGAGGTAATGGCACCTTAATAGTAAGTAAAGATCAAGGTAAAACTTGGAATAAAGATCCTATCGCTTCTGAATTGCCAACAAACTACATTAAAATAGTTTTCCTTGATAAGGAGGTTTTGGATAATCAAAAAGGATTTGTACTTGGCGAACGTGGCTATATCCTTAAATGGAAGAGTTAAGTTTGAATAACTAGAGTAAATAGTAAAAAAAACTTAATTTTTGACTGATTTAGCAACTGTCTGTAACCAAGCTGTTAATTTCTTCGCGAACTTATGATTTTACACTGTAAGATCATAGGGTAAACATTTGTGATTATGGCCGCAGGTTCAACGGGTGAACGCCCATTTTTTGAAATAATCACCAGTATTAGGTACTGGATTATTCATGCAGTAACATTACCAGCTATTTTTATAGCAGGCTTCTTATTTGTATATACAGGCTTAGCCTACGATGCTTTCGGGACTCCACGTCCAGATAGTTATTTCCAATCATCAGAATCTAAAGCGCCTGTCGTAACACAAAGGTATGAAGCTAAATCTCAACTAGATTTAAGAACAAAATAACAATGACTAATTCTCAAGCTCCAATGCAGGCTGCGGAAGTCCGCGTTTATCCAATATTTACTGTTCGTTGGCTAGCAGTTCATGCTTTAGCTATTCCATCAGTATTCTTTTTAGGCTCTATTGCTGCTATGCAATTTGTAGCCAGATAAATTTAACTATCATGCAAGTAAACGAAAACCCTAACAAAGTTCCAGTTGAACTTAATCGTACAAGCCTTTATTTAGGCTTATTATCAGTCTTTGTATTGGGAATTTTATTTTCCAGTTACTTTTTCAATTAAATTAAAACTATGAGTAAATTAAAAGGACCTGATGGAAGAATTCCAGATAGACTTCCCGATGGTAGACCAGCAGTTGCATGGGAAAGGAGATGGACTGAGGGAACTCTTCCTCTATGGCTCGTTGCTACAGCAGGTGGAATTGCAGTTATCTTCGTTTTAGGAATTTTCTTCTATGGCTCATACCAAGGAGTTGGAGCTGGAGGTTAACAAACTGTTTGCCTGGAGCTTATAATCACTTATATCTAATTAGCCTAATAAGAATCAGTAAATATCCTTAGTTTCTTGTCAGTAGAACTTGGGATATTTTCTTTTTTTGTTATTAATCCATCTTTTAATGAAAAATGAGACTTACTTTTTGGTCTCTCTTTTTCAATT
This sequence is a window from Prochlorococcus marinus XMU1419. Protein-coding genes within it:
- the psbE gene encoding cytochrome b559 subunit alpha, whose amino-acid sequence is MAAGSTGERPFFEIITSIRYWIIHAVTLPAIFIAGFLFVYTGLAYDAFGTPRPDSYFQSSESKAPVVTQRYEAKSQLDLRTK
- a CDS encoding photosystem II reaction center protein J; its protein translation is MSKLKGPDGRIPDRLPDGRPAVAWERRWTEGTLPLWLVATAGGIAVIFVLGIFFYGSYQGVGAGG
- the psbF gene encoding cytochrome b559 subunit beta, producing the protein MTNSQAPMQAAEVRVYPIFTVRWLAVHALAIPSVFFLGSIAAMQFVAR
- a CDS encoding photosystem II reaction center protein L, with amino-acid sequence MQVNENPNKVPVELNRTSLYLGLLSVFVLGILFSSYFFN
- a CDS encoding photosynthesis system II assembly factor Ycf48 → MKKIITSIPNLLLSFVLCFVLSSCSSTGVKTNDSSPWKTIQFEDQANALDVDFIDDKNGFLVGSNRLIMESNDGGETWEKRNLDLPSEENFRLLDIDFKGEEGWLIGQPSLVMHTLDAGKNWTRLSLGNKLPGQPFLITTVDAGVAELATTAGAIYETSDSGESWNAKVVDASGSGGVRDLRRTNKGDYVSVSSLGNFFSTLEKDSDAWIAHQRASSKRVQSIGFNPEGSLWMLSRGAEIRFNEDMNDLEDWSKPIIPILNGYNYLDMGWDPNGDIWAGGGNGTLIVSKDQGKTWNKDPIASELPTNYIKIVFLDKEVLDNQKGFVLGERGYILKWKS